The following nucleotide sequence is from Nautilia sp. PV-1.
TGAAGAGTCGTAAACGTAAACCCTGTTTTCCTTATCGACTATCAAAGCTCCGTTATTGTTAATTTTAATATAAGAAATTGTGCTTTTAAATTCTTTAACTTTTTTTCTTTCCATTTTCCATCTTTAAAAATTTTTCAACCTTAGGCGCCACTACATACACACAATAAGGCTGTTCCGGATTTTTCTGGAAATAATTCTGATGATATTCTTCCGCAGGATAAAATTTGTCAAGTTTTTTAATTTCCGTTATAGGATTTATTCCTTCGGATCTTAACTCTTTTGTTTTTTTCAAAGCTTTTTGTTTTTGTTCATCGTTTAAATACAGAATAACCGAACGGTACTGTGTACCGACATCGTTTCCCTGGCGGTTTAACTGGGTAGGATCGTGTATGTTAAAAAATATATCTAAAAGGTATTCGTAATCAACTTTATTTTCATCATAATCTATTTCAACAACTTCCGCATGCCCGGTAACACCGGTACAGACTTGTTCATAGTTTGGATCAGGACGTCTGCCGCCCGCATATCCGGCTGTTACATTTCTAATGCCTTCTACCTGTCTGAAAACTGCGTCAAGACACCAGAAACATCCTCCTCCTAGTACTGCTTTAGCCATTTTCAGCCCTGATTTTTTCCGCTATGCTTTGAGCATCTACTTTTAAAAGTTTTTCCACTTCTTCAACATTTCCGTGCGGAATAAATTCATCAGGGTATTCAAAACTTTCTATTTTAACATTTATATTTTCCGCATTTGCAAAATCGCTAAGCATTTCAGCAATTCCGCCCTCTTTTGAGTTATCGCTGATTACATACCATCTGTCTGCTTTTAAAGATTTTAGAAGATCTTTGTCAAACGGTTTTACAAATCTTAAATCCAGCACTCCGCTCTTTAATCCATGCTGTTTGAGAATTTCATGAACCCTGTATGCTTTTCCGACTCCGTTACCGTATGATATCAGCATAATTTTGTCGTTATCAATTAAAATTTCACCTTTTCCGAGTTCAAAATCAGAAGCTTTGAAAACATCATCTTTTAATAAAAAAGCGCCTCTTGGATATCTGAACG
It contains:
- the msrA gene encoding peptide-methionine (S)-S-oxide reductase MsrA; amino-acid sequence: MAKAVLGGGCFWCLDAVFRQVEGIRNVTAGYAGGRRPDPNYEQVCTGVTGHAEVVEIDYDENKVDYEYLLDIFFNIHDPTQLNRQGNDVGTQYRSVILYLNDEQKQKALKKTKELRSEGINPITEIKKLDKFYPAEEYHQNYFQKNPEQPYCVYVVAPKVEKFLKMENGKKKS